One stretch of Segatella copri DNA includes these proteins:
- a CDS encoding smalltalk protein translates to MKANTWKTILQIAISILTAIATTLGVTSCMG, encoded by the coding sequence ATGAAAGCGAACACTTGGAAAACAATTCTTCAGATAGCCATCAGCATACTGACCGCTATCGCTACTACGCTCGGAGTAACGAGCTGCATGGGATAA
- a CDS encoding RelA/SpoT family protein, whose product MDDQNLKDLEREQADNQLIGDAFQHLLDTYLSSRHRKKVDIVTKAFNFARQAHKGVRRLSGEPYIMHPIAVAQIACEEMGLGSTSICAALLHDVVEDTDYTVEDISNIFGAKVAQIVDGLTKISGGIFGDKASAQAENFKKLLLTMSDDIRVILIKICDRLHNMRTLESQPANKQYKIAGETLYIYAPLANRLGLNKIKTELEDLSFRYDHPQEYANIEHKLADTESQRDTLFESFTAPIREELDKLGVEYKIKARVKSPYSIWNKMQNKHVTFDEIYDILAVRIIFTPKVRANEVNECFNIYVAISKIYKSHPDRLRDWLNHPKANGYQALHVTLMSKQGRWIEVQIRSDRMDEVAEKGFAAHWKYKEGNEGEYTEDENELNDWLSTIKEILDDPQPDAMDFLDAIKLNLYASEIFVFTPKGEIKTMPAGCTALDFAFQIHTFLGSHCIGAKVNHKLVPLSHKLQSGDQVEILTSKSQHVQEEWVNFVSSAKAKSKILAILRRDSREVQKKGENILTEWLKKNSIEMSASVVDRLCDFHNIQKPETLFQSLGDHQIILGDKDFDELQGKPKKQQASSWRNYIPFLGKSKEKAPEKGIVKPQDLFVVGKDFNKKKPLILTEENINQFIFPSCCHAIPGDDVMGFIDNKNRIEIHKRSCSIAAKLKSSFGNRIVDAKWDMHKQILFDATIEIKGIDRKGMLLDVSKVISDQLGINIHKITISSDNGIFDGTIELRIHDREEVKTIMNQLRNIDDLQEVQRIL is encoded by the coding sequence ATGGATGACCAGAACTTGAAAGACCTCGAAAGAGAGCAGGCTGATAACCAGTTGATTGGCGATGCCTTTCAACACCTGCTTGACACCTACCTGAGTTCACGACACCGCAAGAAGGTAGATATAGTGACCAAGGCATTCAACTTCGCCCGACAGGCGCACAAAGGTGTGCGCCGCCTCTCGGGCGAACCATATATCATGCACCCTATCGCCGTGGCTCAGATAGCCTGCGAGGAGATGGGGCTCGGCTCAACGAGCATCTGTGCCGCACTGCTTCATGATGTGGTAGAAGATACCGACTACACAGTAGAAGATATCTCAAACATCTTTGGAGCCAAGGTGGCACAAATCGTTGATGGACTCACCAAGATCAGTGGTGGAATCTTCGGCGATAAGGCATCCGCACAGGCAGAAAACTTCAAAAAGCTATTGCTCACTATGAGCGATGACATCCGTGTTATCCTTATCAAGATTTGCGACCGCCTGCACAACATGCGCACGCTGGAATCGCAACCGGCCAACAAACAATACAAGATTGCGGGCGAAACCTTGTATATTTATGCACCTCTCGCCAACCGATTGGGCTTGAACAAAATCAAGACCGAACTCGAAGACCTCAGCTTCCGCTACGACCATCCACAGGAGTATGCCAATATTGAGCACAAGCTTGCCGATACCGAATCGCAGCGCGATACCCTCTTCGAGAGTTTTACTGCACCTATCCGCGAAGAACTCGACAAGTTAGGCGTAGAATACAAAATCAAAGCACGCGTGAAGAGCCCTTATTCTATTTGGAACAAGATGCAGAACAAGCACGTTACCTTCGATGAGATTTACGACATTCTTGCTGTGCGCATCATCTTTACGCCAAAGGTGAGAGCAAACGAAGTAAACGAATGCTTCAATATCTACGTAGCCATCAGCAAAATCTACAAGAGCCATCCAGACCGTCTGCGCGACTGGTTGAACCATCCGAAAGCAAACGGTTATCAGGCACTCCACGTTACCCTGATGAGTAAGCAGGGAAGATGGATAGAAGTGCAGATCCGTTCCGACCGTATGGACGAGGTAGCAGAAAAGGGATTTGCTGCCCACTGGAAATACAAAGAAGGAAACGAAGGTGAATATACAGAAGATGAGAACGAGCTGAACGACTGGCTCAGCACCATCAAGGAGATTCTGGACGATCCGCAGCCGGATGCCATGGACTTCCTCGATGCCATCAAGCTGAACCTCTATGCTTCAGAAATCTTCGTCTTCACACCAAAGGGAGAAATCAAGACGATGCCGGCAGGCTGTACTGCCCTCGACTTCGCCTTCCAGATTCATACCTTCCTGGGCAGCCACTGCATTGGAGCCAAGGTAAACCATAAGCTGGTTCCGCTGAGCCATAAGCTGCAAAGTGGCGACCAGGTTGAGATTCTTACTTCCAAGAGCCAGCATGTACAGGAAGAATGGGTCAACTTCGTCAGTTCGGCCAAGGCAAAGAGCAAGATTCTTGCCATCCTGCGCCGCGATTCACGAGAGGTTCAGAAGAAGGGAGAAAACATACTCACCGAATGGCTCAAGAAGAACAGCATCGAGATGAGTGCGTCGGTGGTAGACCGCCTATGCGATTTTCATAATATCCAGAAGCCTGAAACCCTCTTCCAGTCATTGGGAGACCATCAGATTATCCTGGGCGATAAAGACTTCGATGAGTTGCAGGGCAAGCCTAAGAAACAGCAGGCCAGCAGCTGGCGCAATTATATCCCATTCCTGGGCAAGAGCAAGGAGAAGGCTCCAGAAAAAGGCATCGTAAAACCTCAGGATCTTTTCGTGGTGGGCAAAGACTTCAACAAGAAGAAGCCACTCATCCTGACCGAGGAGAATATCAACCAGTTTATCTTCCCTAGCTGCTGCCATGCGATTCCTGGCGATGACGTTATGGGCTTTATCGACAACAAGAACCGCATCGAAATACATAAGCGCTCTTGCAGCATAGCAGCCAAACTGAAGTCCAGTTTCGGCAACCGCATCGTAGATGCCAAATGGGATATGCACAAGCAGATACTCTTCGATGCTACCATCGAAATCAAGGGTATCGATCGTAAGGGCATGCTGCTGGATGTAAGTAAGGTGATTAGCGACCAGTTGGGTATCAATATCCACAAGATAACAATCAGTAGTGATAACGGCATCTTCGACGGAACAATCGAACTCCGTATTCACGACCGCGAAGAAGTCAAAACCATTATGAATCAACTCCGAAATATTGATGATCTGCAGGAAGTACAGAGAATCCTATAA
- a CDS encoding pectinesterase family protein produces MKKLFLSFLMMLTLLPLAAANKYDNPDTLVVSRDGTGEFRTIDEAIEVCRAFMDYTKVIYVKKGVYKEKLIIPTWLTNITICGEDRDQTIITWDDHANILMPIGGLDSEAAAKGKKMGTFRTYTLKVQGNYITLKNITIENNAAKLGQAVALHIEGDHILVQNCRLLGNQDTVYTGRAGSRIAFYDCYIEGTTDFIFGPSLAWFENCEIHSKADSYITAASSPAGQKYGYVFNKCRLTAADGVKKVYLGRPWRPFAKTLFMNCEMGSHIRPEGWHNWNNSKNEETTEYSEYKNHGPGAATKGRVAWSHQLSKKEAAKVTIKNVFGEEAW; encoded by the coding sequence ATGAAAAAATTATTCTTATCATTTTTAATGATGTTGACCCTGTTGCCTCTGGCAGCAGCCAACAAGTATGACAACCCAGATACCCTGGTAGTATCCCGTGACGGAACAGGCGAATTCCGCACCATCGACGAGGCCATCGAAGTGTGCCGCGCCTTCATGGACTACACCAAGGTAATCTATGTAAAGAAGGGAGTTTACAAGGAGAAGCTCATCATCCCAACCTGGCTCACCAACATCACCATCTGCGGTGAAGACCGTGACCAGACTATCATCACCTGGGATGACCACGCCAACATCCTGATGCCTATCGGCGGTCTTGACTCCGAGGCAGCAGCCAAAGGCAAGAAGATGGGCACCTTCCGCACTTACACCCTCAAGGTGCAGGGCAACTATATCACGCTGAAGAATATCACTATCGAGAACAATGCCGCCAAACTGGGACAGGCAGTGGCTCTCCACATCGAAGGCGACCATATTCTGGTACAGAACTGCCGACTCTTGGGAAATCAGGACACCGTATATACAGGCAGAGCAGGCTCTCGCATCGCCTTCTACGACTGCTACATCGAGGGTACCACCGATTTCATCTTCGGTCCTAGTCTGGCATGGTTTGAGAATTGTGAGATTCACAGCAAGGCCGACAGCTACATTACAGCCGCATCAAGCCCAGCCGGTCAGAAATACGGCTATGTGTTCAACAAGTGCAGATTAACAGCAGCCGATGGTGTAAAGAAAGTATATCTGGGTCGTCCTTGGCGTCCGTTCGCCAAGACTCTCTTCATGAATTGCGAGATGGGCAGCCACATCCGTCCTGAGGGTTGGCACAACTGGAACAACTCTAAGAACGAAGAAACGACAGAATATAGCGAGTACAAGAACCATGGTCCAGGTGCCGCCACCAAGGGCAGAGTAGCCTGGAGCCATCAGCTGAGCAAGAAAGAAGCTGCTAAAGTTACCATCAAGAATGTCTTCGGCGAAGAAGCGTGGTAA
- a CDS encoding MerR family transcriptional regulator: MAIIPDKTTKLYYSIKEVGEMFGLNDSTLRYWEKEFPFLKPKVAGNKVRQYTDKDIEQVRLIYNLIKVKGLKIAAARKYLNQNRTGAEKSSEVLDTLISVRDQLKELKKQLDGLV, from the coding sequence ATGGCAATAATTCCAGATAAAACAACGAAATTGTACTATTCTATCAAGGAAGTAGGTGAAATGTTTGGTCTAAACGACTCTACGTTGAGATATTGGGAAAAGGAGTTTCCTTTTCTCAAACCGAAGGTTGCTGGCAACAAAGTGCGCCAGTATACCGATAAGGATATTGAGCAGGTAAGGCTCATCTACAACCTTATCAAGGTGAAGGGATTGAAGATTGCGGCTGCCCGTAAGTATCTGAACCAAAACAGAACGGGTGCCGAGAAATCTTCTGAAGTTCTCGACACCCTTATTTCTGTAAGAGACCAGCTCAAAGAACTCAAAAAGCAGCTCGATGGACTGGTTTAA
- a CDS encoding gamma carbonic anhydrase family protein has protein sequence MAIIKTVEGKTPQWGKNCFIAENAVLTGDCILGDDCSIWYSAVLRSDVDAIRCGNRVNVQDCACIHQTGTMPCILEDDVSVGHGAIVHGATVRKGALIGMNATVLDKADIGEGAIIAAGAVVTHGTKVPAHEIWAGIPARKVKVCAPGQAEEFAKHYSGYIKDWYLKEDK, from the coding sequence ATGGCTATTATAAAGACAGTAGAGGGAAAGACTCCTCAATGGGGAAAGAATTGTTTTATCGCTGAGAATGCCGTACTGACCGGCGACTGTATCCTTGGTGATGACTGCAGCATCTGGTATAGTGCGGTATTGCGCTCTGACGTGGATGCCATCAGATGTGGAAACAGGGTAAATGTGCAGGATTGCGCCTGCATCCATCAAACCGGTACGATGCCTTGCATTCTGGAGGATGATGTATCAGTGGGACATGGTGCCATCGTTCATGGAGCTACCGTTAGAAAAGGTGCTCTCATCGGTATGAATGCCACCGTGCTAGATAAGGCTGATATCGGTGAAGGAGCTATCATTGCTGCAGGTGCTGTAGTTACCCATGGCACCAAGGTTCCTGCACATGAGATTTGGGCGGGTATTCCAGCCAGGAAAGTAAAGGTCTGCGCTCCAGGACAAGCCGAGGAGTTTGCCAAGCATTATTCCGGCTACATCAAAGACTGGTATCTTAAGGAAGATAAATAA
- the alaS gene encoding alanine--tRNA ligase, producing MMTANEVRESFKKFFEGKGHKIVPSAPMVIKDDPTLMFTNAGMNQWKDIILGTKDPGKDVRRVDTQKCLRVSGKHNDLEEVGHDTYHHTMFEMLGNWSFGDYFKEGAIDLAWEYLTEVLKLNPADLYVTVFEGSKEEGLERDNEAAGYWAKHVPADHIINGNKHDNFWEMGETGPCGPCSEIHVDSRTPEEKAQVPGRELVNKDNPQVIEIWNIVFMQYNRKADGSLEPLPMHVIDTGMGFERLVRMLQDKHSNYDTDIFQPIIKEIEAISGKKYGFTTPTGENGEGKDEQEKIDIAMRVCADHLRAVAFSIADGQLPSNAKAGYVIRRILRRAVRYAYTFLGQKQAFMYKLVNVLVEQMGAAFPELPAQQELITRVMKEEEDSFLRTLEKGINLLNGDMDELKAHGETQLDGVSAFRLFDTYGFPLDLTELICRENGYTVDAAGFDEEMKKQKERARNAAAVENGDWEVLKEGDQNFVGYDYTEYECHILRYRKVTQKKNSFYELVLDNTPFYGEMGGQVGDKGVLVSENETIQVIDTKRENNQSIHIVKELPKDVNADFMACVDIENREGSAANHTATHLLDYCLKQVLGEHVEQKGSYVDKDTLRFDFSHFQKVTDEELRKVEHMVNKMIRADYPLDEHRDTPIEEAKELGAIALFGEKYGDKVRVVRFGPSAEFCGGIHAKSTGKIGFFKIISESSVAAGIRRIEALTGKACEEAIYGLQDTIVALKGLFNNAKDLEGVIRKYIDEHDALKKDVEKFQAQAVERAKDKLVENAKEINGVKVVTAVLPMEPAAAKDLVFKVREALPENMICVVGSVYNDKPMLSVMFSDDMVKDHGLNAGKMIREAAKLIQGGGGGQPHYAQAGGKNKDGLSAAVDKVVELAQL from the coding sequence ATGATGACAGCTAATGAAGTGCGCGAATCCTTCAAGAAATTCTTCGAAGGTAAAGGCCACAAGATTGTTCCATCAGCACCTATGGTTATCAAGGATGACCCAACGCTGATGTTTACAAACGCTGGTATGAACCAGTGGAAAGACATCATCCTCGGTACAAAAGACCCAGGCAAGGATGTTCGTCGTGTTGATACTCAGAAATGTCTCCGTGTAAGCGGTAAGCACAACGACCTCGAAGAGGTGGGTCACGATACTTACCACCACACCATGTTCGAGATGCTCGGTAACTGGAGCTTCGGTGACTACTTTAAGGAGGGTGCCATTGATTTGGCATGGGAGTATCTTACTGAAGTTTTGAAGCTCAACCCTGCCGATCTCTATGTTACCGTATTCGAGGGTAGCAAGGAGGAAGGTCTGGAACGCGACAACGAGGCTGCAGGTTACTGGGCTAAGCACGTGCCAGCCGACCACATCATCAACGGTAACAAGCACGACAACTTCTGGGAGATGGGCGAAACAGGTCCTTGCGGTCCTTGCTCAGAGATTCACGTGGATTCTCGTACTCCAGAGGAGAAGGCTCAGGTGCCAGGCCGTGAGTTGGTAAACAAGGATAACCCTCAGGTCATCGAAATCTGGAACATCGTGTTCATGCAGTACAACCGCAAGGCTGATGGTTCTCTCGAACCTCTCCCAATGCACGTTATCGATACAGGTATGGGCTTCGAGCGCTTGGTTCGCATGTTGCAGGACAAGCACTCTAACTATGATACAGATATCTTCCAGCCAATCATCAAGGAAATCGAGGCTATCTCTGGCAAGAAGTATGGCTTCACTACTCCTACTGGTGAGAATGGCGAGGGCAAGGATGAGCAGGAGAAGATTGATATCGCTATGCGTGTCTGCGCCGACCACCTCCGTGCCGTAGCCTTCTCTATCGCCGATGGTCAGTTGCCAAGCAACGCCAAGGCAGGTTACGTAATCCGACGCATCTTGCGCCGTGCCGTACGTTACGCTTACACATTCCTCGGCCAGAAGCAGGCATTCATGTACAAGCTCGTCAATGTATTGGTAGAGCAGATGGGTGCAGCCTTCCCAGAGTTGCCAGCTCAGCAGGAGCTCATCACCCGCGTGATGAAAGAGGAAGAGGATTCATTCCTCCGCACCTTGGAGAAGGGTATCAACCTCCTCAATGGCGATATGGACGAGCTCAAGGCTCATGGCGAGACTCAGCTTGACGGCGTGAGCGCATTCCGCCTCTTCGATACATACGGTTTCCCTCTCGACCTGACAGAGCTTATCTGCCGTGAGAATGGTTACACCGTAGATGCTGCAGGCTTCGACGAGGAGATGAAGAAGCAGAAAGAGCGTGCCCGCAATGCTGCTGCCGTAGAGAATGGCGACTGGGAGGTTTTGAAGGAAGGTGACCAGAACTTCGTAGGTTACGACTATACAGAATATGAGTGCCACATCCTGCGCTACCGCAAGGTGACTCAGAAGAAGAACTCTTTCTATGAGTTGGTACTCGACAACACTCCATTCTATGGTGAGATGGGTGGACAGGTTGGCGACAAGGGTGTACTCGTTAGCGAGAATGAGACCATCCAGGTTATCGACACCAAGCGCGAGAACAACCAGAGTATCCACATCGTAAAGGAGTTGCCAAAGGATGTAAACGCTGATTTCATGGCTTGCGTAGATATCGAGAACCGCGAGGGAAGTGCAGCCAACCATACAGCTACCCACTTGCTCGACTACTGCCTGAAGCAGGTTTTGGGCGAGCACGTAGAGCAGAAGGGTTCTTATGTAGATAAGGACACCTTGCGTTTCGACTTCTCTCACTTCCAGAAGGTAACTGATGAGGAGCTCCGCAAGGTAGAGCACATGGTAAACAAGATGATCCGTGCCGACTATCCATTGGATGAGCACCGCGATACTCCTATCGAGGAGGCTAAGGAGCTTGGCGCTATCGCCCTCTTCGGCGAGAAGTATGGCGACAAGGTTCGTGTGGTTCGCTTCGGTCCATCTGCTGAGTTCTGTGGTGGTATTCATGCCAAGAGCACAGGTAAGATTGGTTTCTTCAAGATTATCTCTGAGAGCAGCGTAGCAGCCGGCATCCGCCGTATCGAGGCTTTGACAGGCAAGGCTTGCGAGGAGGCTATCTACGGCTTACAGGATACCATCGTAGCCTTGAAGGGTTTGTTCAACAACGCCAAGGATCTCGAAGGTGTCATCAGAAAGTACATCGACGAGCACGATGCCTTGAAGAAGGATGTTGAGAAGTTCCAGGCTCAGGCTGTAGAGCGTGCCAAGGATAAGCTTGTAGAGAATGCAAAAGAAATCAATGGTGTGAAGGTTGTTACAGCCGTATTGCCAATGGAGCCAGCAGCTGCCAAGGATTTGGTATTCAAGGTTCGTGAGGCATTGCCAGAGAACATGATCTGCGTGGTAGGTTCTGTTTATAACGACAAGCCTATGCTCAGCGTAATGTTCAGCGATGATATGGTTAAGGATCACGGTTTGAACGCAGGTAAGATGATTCGCGAAGCTGCCAAGTTGATTCAGGGCGGCGGTGGCGGTCAGCCTCACTATGCTCAGGCTGGCGGTAAGAACAAGGACGGCTTGAGCGCTGCAGTAGATAAGGTTGTAGAGTTGGCTCAGCTGTAA
- a CDS encoding ATP-binding protein, with amino-acid sequence MATIIRQSYIDKIERYLGKETIIVLVGQRRVGKSCMMKMIRDRKKADDCNNIIFIDKEKREFDNIQTYQDLNDYIGEHFLSDKHNYILIDEIQDIREFERSIRSYRTEPNTDIIITGSNARMLSNELSTLIGGRYKEIYIQSLSYNEFLEFHQLSDNDEALALYIQYGGLPGLAKIGLEEDDAREYQMDIYHTVLLKDVIMRNQIRNVPFLENLVRFLADNTGKLISANSIAKYMKSQGESITSTAIINYISFLCEAYILHKVNRYDIHGKRIFETNDKFYFEDNGIRNAIAGGTREGDIEKVIENIIYQNLIRLGYQVYVGQLQAGEIDFVCTKPGGERIYVQASYIIADDATREREFGNLRAIKDNYPKYVISMTPLLTKNDDDGITHLHLRKFLTEGI; translated from the coding sequence ATGGCAACTATTATTCGTCAATCATATATCGACAAGATAGAAAGGTATCTTGGAAAGGAGACCATCATCGTATTAGTAGGTCAACGTCGTGTAGGTAAAAGCTGCATGATGAAAATGATTCGTGACCGCAAGAAGGCAGATGACTGCAACAATATCATCTTTATAGATAAGGAGAAAAGAGAGTTTGACAACATTCAGACCTATCAGGATCTCAACGACTATATCGGAGAGCACTTTTTATCCGATAAACATAACTATATCCTTATCGATGAGATACAAGACATCAGGGAATTTGAACGCTCCATCCGAAGTTATCGCACAGAACCCAACACCGACATTATCATCACAGGTAGCAATGCTCGCATGCTGAGCAATGAACTGAGCACACTCATCGGTGGCAGATATAAGGAAATCTATATCCAATCGCTGAGCTATAACGAGTTTCTGGAATTTCATCAACTATCAGATAATGACGAAGCACTTGCTCTGTACATTCAGTATGGTGGTCTGCCTGGTCTGGCAAAGATAGGTCTTGAAGAGGATGATGCACGTGAATATCAAATGGATATTTACCATACCGTCTTACTTAAGGATGTCATTATGCGCAACCAGATAAGAAACGTGCCATTCTTAGAGAATTTAGTACGTTTTCTCGCAGACAACACCGGTAAGTTGATTTCCGCCAACAGTATCGCCAAATATATGAAATCACAAGGCGAATCTATAACGTCCACGGCTATCATCAATTACATTTCCTTCCTTTGTGAAGCCTATATCCTACACAAGGTGAACCGCTATGACATCCACGGCAAACGTATCTTTGAAACCAACGATAAGTTTTATTTTGAAGACAACGGCATTAGAAATGCCATTGCCGGGGGAACACGTGAAGGAGACATCGAGAAAGTGATAGAGAATATCATCTATCAGAACCTCATACGCTTGGGCTATCAAGTTTATGTAGGCCAACTGCAAGCTGGAGAAATCGACTTTGTTTGTACCAAGCCAGGAGGCGAACGCATCTACGTGCAAGCTTCCTATATCATAGCCGACGATGCAACCAGAGAGCGTGAGTTTGGCAATCTCCGTGCCATCAAGGACAACTACCCGAAGTACGTTATCTCCATGACCCCTCTGCTCACCAAAAATGATGATGACGGCATCACGCACCTGCATCTTCGCAAATTCCTGACAGAAGGAATATAA